The following proteins are co-located in the Triplophysa dalaica isolate WHDGS20190420 chromosome 2, ASM1584641v1, whole genome shotgun sequence genome:
- the LOC130409374 gene encoding zinc finger protein Gfi-1b-like, producing MPRSFLVKKSRKGSFRASPPIADGPYLGLVGWSVPLKVSTLPEESAQEAQPHSPLMKKDNTHQSHENGWVTDAADFQFGSPMSPVPWLPVISRDRQELNSSSLTNPTKHCSLCGKMFSSLARLETHVYRSHSGRHGHSLAFLESKDPVTTCRVKERTFDCKECGKIFKRSSTLSTHLLIHSDTRPYPCQYCGKRFHQKSDMKKHTFIHTGEKPHVCKVCGKAFSQSSNLITHSRKHYRPFN from the exons ATGCCTCGTTCGTTCCTGGTGAAAAAGAGCAGGAAGGGGAGCTTTCGCGCCTCGCCCCCCATAGCTGATGGGCCCTACCTCGGCCTAGTAGGTTGGTCCGTCCCCCTAAAAGTTTCCACATTGCCGGAGGAATCAGCCCAGGAGGCACAACCACATTCTCCGCtcatgaaaaaagacaacacacATCAGAGTCACGAGAATGGCTGGGTAACAG ATGCAGCAGATTTCCAATTTGGCTCTCCTATGTCTCCAGTCCCCTGGTTACCCGTCATCTCCAGAGACAGGCAGGAGCTCAACAGCAGCTCTCTGACAAATCCCACAAAACACTGCAGCTTATGTGGAAAG ATGTTCTCTTCCCTCGCTCGCCTGGAGACTCACGTGTACAGATCACACAGCGGTCGTCACGGACACTCTCTAGCATTCCTTGAAAGCAAAGACCCTGTGACGACATGCAGAGTCAAG GAACGGACGTTTGACTGCAAGGAATGTGGGAAGATTTTCAAGCGCTCATCCACATTATCCACTCATCTGCTGATCCACTCGGACACACGACCGTATCCCTGTCAGTACTGCGGCAAGAGATTCCATCAGAAATCCGATATGAAAAAGCACACGTTCATACACACAG GTGAGAAGCCGCATGTGTGTAAAGTGTGCGGTAAGGCCTTCAGTCAGAGCTCCAATCTCATCACACACAGCAGAAAACACTATAGACCCTTCAACTAA
- the LOC130436458 gene encoding uncharacterized protein LOC130436458, producing the protein MDAGLQADSPAYKVPGVPGNAYHSSPLGFNAHAFKPMVRCFGNVMTLTAHGRAYTHILVDREWKLRSFAAVVGQTYEDGLPCDTRLATFCLLLSPWDVNGEVLPVLSETCAYHVNSADVVILYTAYSSKCVTSKDGEYRLAIIVDGKQFTLSCPFPRHLSPFHPQQPLKPNLKRKPLVPHVPGSIRVIGKIRQPKTPSKPPAVPYEPPLVTQFYPDPLNCPPYPEGFCSQDPHHDYQYNQTLSADSESTVQPMPEMDITNQPTYMPPTTPVMQTELLPQTPISPPVPTEQTAKLMSPSLICTRNRITATLPSAKMASIKVRETKTDSWVSIASVPASCDYTLRSRGGAVVLSSPLPACHTEKLSSTVTAFFIRFWDSSQMRTRTIQLQCRHKLPPDALEPFHQIIPHTSSAPARQPPDVQVLCSSQHMSVKVPPGPMLRLVVEAPSSDVKTQTKAVPLLEAPSHCGYSLKRAKDGAFNILLPFSSCHMIQQDGQYKIILKYQTADGRSVETLLSCQASDSQECNVDTDQQLVCGSGALSSTECHDKGCCYSLDSQLCYYPMDECTADHHFVFSVNSSMANPPLSPFTLVTAGNSSCSPYKVTADFALFKIPLDECGVHRYEVGKTVIYMVEILNRVQSVTLNYGTITRDSPVRLLVECRYYPGSVVSVGYLVKSPSLGPAIKAQGVFGVQLRISKDEYYADFYPQYHQPLHMLLGKPLYLEVRLINPPDPSALLLVHYCVAYPRSARSAWILIYDGCPNSLDLTPTHTPPATPAEALTNHVRRFTVTTFKFLPDDDSLQTDEEIYFMCSTEVCLPSDGPCIEGCFEDPANVKSRED; encoded by the exons ATGGACGCTGGACTTCAAGCGGACAGTCCAG CGTATAAGGTACCAGGGGTTCCTGGGAATGCGTACCACAGTTCTCCGCTTGGGTTTAACGCGCACGCTTTCAAACCTATGGTACGCTGTTTTGGAAATGTCATGACTTTAACAGCTCATGGCAGAGCATACACGCACATCCTTGTGGACCGAG AATGGAAGTTACGTTCTTTCGCTGCTGTGGTGGGGCAGACCTATGAAGATGGCCTGCCCTGCGACACGCGTCTCGCAACCTTCTGTCTTCTGCTCTCACCATGGGATG TGAATGGGGAGGTGTTGCCAGTCCTGTCAGAGACATGTGCCTATCATGTAAATTCTGCGGATGTTGTCATACTTTATACTGCTTACAGCTCAAAATGTGTCACTtcaaag GATGGGGAGTACCGGCTTGCCATCATCGTGGATGGAAAGCAGTTCACCCTCTCTTGTCCTTTTCCTCGCCATCTTTCTCCATTTCACCCCCAACAACCGCTGAAGCCCAATCTGAAGCGAAAACCTTTGGTTCCACATGTACCTGGTTCTATACGAGTTATTGGAAAAATACGCCAGCCTAAAACACCATCTAAACCTCCTGCGGTTCCTTATGAACCTCCCTTGGTAACACAGTTTTACCCTGACCCTCTAAACTGTCCACCGTATCCAGAGGGGTTCTGTTCTCAGGACCCCCACCACGACTACCAATATAATCAGACATTGAGCGCTGATTCAGAATCAACAGTCCAGCCGATGCCAGAGATGGACATCACAAACCAACCTACATACATGCCTCCGACTACTCCTGTCATGCAAACTGAACTGTTGCCCCAAACTCCCATCTCTCCTCCGGTACCCACTGAACAGACTGCCAAGTTGATGTCTCCATCACTTATTTGCACAAGGAACAGAATAACGGCAACTCTGCCCTCCGCAAAAATGGCCTCCATTAAAGTCAGAG AAACAAAGACCGACAGCTGGGTGTCAATTGCCTCTGTTCCGGCGTCCTGTGATTACACACTTCGCTCAAGGGGTGGTGCTGTTGTGCTCTCATCTCCATTGCCGGCCTGTCACACAGAAAAATTG TCGTCCACCGTCACCGCTTTCTTCATACGCTTCTGGGATTCCTCTCAGATGCGAACCCGAACCATACAGCTTCAGTGTCGGCACAAGCTTCCTCCTGACGCGCTCGAACCTTTCCATCAGATCATACCTCACACTTCAAGCGCACCTGCTCGACAACCCCCTGATGTTCAGGTGTTGTGTTCCAGCCAACATATGAGCGTAAAAGTGCCACCTGGACCGATGTTAAGACTCGTGGTTGAAG CCCCCTCCAGTGACGTAAAAACGCAAACTAAAGCCGTGCCCCTTTTGGAGGCACCGAGTCATTGTGGCTACTCTCTGAAAAGAGCCAAAGACGGTGCCTTTAACATCCTTCTGCCTTTTTCTTCCTGTCACATGATTCAGCAG gATGGGcaatacaaaattatattgaaatatCAGACGGCGGATGGACGGTCTGTCGAGACGTTGCTGTCATGTCAAGCTTCTGACAGTCAGG AGTGCAATGTGGACACTGACCAGCAGCTGGTTTGTGGATCTGGGGCTTTATCGTCAACCGAATGTCATGACAAAGGTTGCTGTTATTCTTTAGACTCCCAGCTGTGCTATTACCCTATGGACG AATGCACGGCAGatcatcattttgttttctcGGTTAACTCCTCCATGGCGAATCCGCCCCTTTCCCCGTTCACCCTCGTCACTGCTGGTAACAGCTCTTGCTCACCCTACAAAGTTACCGCTGACTTTGCCTTGTTCAAGATACCGCTGGATGAATGTGGCGTCCACCGATAT GAGGTGGGTAAAACTGTCATCTACATGGTTGAGATCCTGAATCGAGTGCAGTCTGTCACTTTAAATTACGGCACAATCACTAGAGACTCGCCTGTAAG GTTGTTGGTTGAGTGTCGCTATTATCCCGGCTCTGTGGTAAGCGTGGGATACCTGGTGAAAAGTCCTTCCCTCGGACCTGCTATCAAAGCTCAGGGGGTGTTTGGTGTTCAGCTCAGAATCTCAAAAG ATGAATACTACGCTGACTTTTACCCACAATACCACCAGCCCCTGCATATGCTGTTGGGGAAACCCCTTTATCTGGAAGTACGCTTGATAAACCCCCCAGACCCCAGTGCTCTGCTGCTGGTGCATTACTGTGTTGCTTACCCACGCTCTGCAAGATCTGCCTGGATCCTTATTTATGATGG GTGCCCAAACTCTCTCGACCTAACTCCTACCCACACGCCACCGGCCACACCTGCGGAAGCTCTGACCAATCACGTTCGGCGATTCACAGTCACTACGTTCAAGTTCCTGCCAGATGACGACAGCTTGCAAACGGATGAGGAG ATCTATTTTATGTGTTCAACTGAGGTTTGTCTGCCATCAGATGGCCCATGCATTGAAGGCTGCTTTGAAG ATCCTGCAAATGTGAAGTCGAGAGAAGACTGA